A portion of the Leptospira wolbachii serovar Codice str. CDC genome contains these proteins:
- a CDS encoding PP2C family protein-serine/threonine phosphatase has translation MKFFLLFAFLSFVSLNAEVVSLESGWTFQQEGEPESKPILVGVPLVDQGYRVPIRGKYRLKITVPILPENSQAIYMDRVHSADQTFWNGSAIGSTGSFTPEYYPYWHKVRYYEIPISLLKQGENELVVDIECRETQFRCGLFRSVPIFGSQDQIKDKMIFEDVNQILIAALFFGIFLQQAIGYALNRSSKSGLYLAGTAVFFVGWRLPVLNKIHFLMIHPEILVRLLFFCQFLFPVFIMLFVHTLFDRRITKLAVITFFLDTVLGFIQLFSMDPDSRFYLVYLWYILLAIKVPILVQLLAKNYKKTAEAVVVSLGALVATFFGIADVITDVVTGKNAYLTQYGILTFLFAGVFAIALQSARTRRELRNLNESLEMIVTLRTQELHKQFKLLHDDLVIAAGLQSKLIPPMEFKHNSLSVASVFMPMEKIGGDYFDYYIHEDGSISFLLCDVLGHGIAAALIASMLKVNFLEIAPKEKDPATFLLELNLKMLPVVEKNYITAVACHFDLKKSIIKYSVMGHPSPYFMNVISNSLAPLPGRGPIMGWKKDVFVETFSRDLKSGDRFFFYTDGITESQNKSRELYGESRLKEQLVGGLDLSISELNEKIKSDIRKFAFRLSDDVTYFTIDIK, from the coding sequence ATGAAATTCTTTTTGTTATTCGCATTCTTATCTTTTGTTTCACTGAATGCAGAGGTTGTATCATTGGAATCGGGTTGGACATTCCAACAAGAGGGAGAACCAGAATCCAAGCCAATTTTGGTTGGAGTTCCTTTGGTTGATCAAGGATACAGAGTTCCTATTCGCGGGAAGTATCGATTGAAAATTACTGTGCCCATTCTTCCTGAAAACTCGCAGGCCATTTATATGGATCGGGTCCATTCCGCTGATCAAACTTTTTGGAATGGATCTGCCATAGGTTCCACCGGAAGTTTTACTCCTGAATATTATCCTTATTGGCATAAAGTCCGTTATTATGAAATTCCCATTTCTCTTTTAAAACAAGGCGAAAATGAATTGGTTGTGGATATAGAATGCCGTGAAACACAGTTTAGGTGTGGTTTGTTTCGCTCTGTTCCCATTTTTGGCTCTCAAGATCAGATTAAAGATAAAATGATATTCGAAGATGTGAACCAAATTCTCATCGCTGCATTATTCTTTGGAATTTTTCTTCAACAAGCAATTGGTTATGCATTAAATCGATCTTCTAAATCTGGATTGTATCTGGCGGGAACGGCTGTATTTTTTGTTGGCTGGCGGTTACCCGTTTTAAATAAAATCCATTTTTTAATGATCCATCCAGAAATTCTGGTTCGATTGTTATTTTTTTGTCAGTTTTTATTTCCCGTCTTTATCATGTTATTTGTTCACACTCTTTTTGATAGGCGTATCACAAAACTTGCTGTGATTACATTTTTTTTAGATACCGTTCTTGGTTTTATTCAGTTGTTTTCTATGGATCCGGATAGTCGGTTTTATTTAGTTTATCTTTGGTATATATTACTCGCAATTAAAGTCCCCATTTTAGTTCAGCTATTGGCTAAAAATTATAAAAAAACAGCCGAGGCGGTTGTAGTTTCTCTCGGTGCCCTTGTTGCCACTTTTTTTGGGATTGCTGATGTCATCACTGATGTTGTTACCGGAAAAAATGCGTATTTAACACAATATGGAATTTTGACTTTTTTGTTTGCGGGTGTGTTTGCCATCGCTTTACAAAGTGCAAGGACAAGAAGAGAACTTAGAAATCTAAACGAATCTTTGGAAATGATTGTCACTCTTCGTACGCAGGAGTTACACAAACAATTTAAATTGTTACACGATGATTTGGTAATAGCAGCTGGTTTACAGTCAAAATTAATACCTCCGATGGAATTTAAACACAATTCACTGAGTGTTGCCTCTGTTTTTATGCCTATGGAAAAAATCGGAGGTGATTACTTCGATTACTACATTCATGAAGATGGATCCATTAGTTTTTTGTTATGTGATGTTCTGGGGCATGGAATTGCGGCAGCTCTCATTGCAAGTATGTTGAAAGTAAACTTTTTAGAGATTGCTCCAAAAGAAAAGGATCCTGCTACATTTTTATTAGAACTAAATCTAAAGATGTTACCTGTTGTTGAAAAGAATTACATCACTGCGGTTGCTTGTCACTTTGACTTAAAGAAATCTATAATCAAATATTCCGTTATGGGTCATCCAAGTCCTTATTTTATGAATGTTATTTCTAATTCCTTGGCGCCTCTTCCTGGACGAGGACCGATCATGGGTTGGAAAAAAGATGTTTTTGTCGAAACGTTTTCTAGGGATTTGAAGTCGGGAGACCGTTTCTTCTTTTATACGGATGGAATCACAGAGAGCCAAAATAAGAGTCGAGAATTATATGGAGAATCTCGCTTAAAAGAGCAGTTAGTCGGTGGATTAGATCTTTCTATTTCCGAATTAAATGAAAAAATCAAAAGTGATATTCGAAAATTCGCATTTCGTTTGTCAGATGACGTAACATACTTTACGATCGATATCAAATGA
- the perRA gene encoding peroxide-responsive transcriptional repressor PerRA: MDLSYQKTKELLESHGIRPTSQRLEMAHLLLERHQHLFAEEVFHLVNSHFPHASRATIFNNLKLFAEKGMLGTLELKNGVTHFDSNIGPHHHALNEETGEITDVEMDEELEAKVLEELKESYLKKTGKKLNNVKLVITLRGK, encoded by the coding sequence ATGGATTTAAGTTACCAAAAAACCAAGGAACTACTCGAATCTCATGGGATCCGACCCACTTCACAAAGATTGGAAATGGCACACTTGCTTTTGGAACGCCACCAACACCTTTTTGCGGAAGAAGTGTTCCATTTGGTCAATTCCCACTTCCCCCATGCATCGCGGGCGACCATTTTCAATAACCTCAAACTCTTTGCTGAAAAAGGAATGCTCGGGACTTTAGAATTAAAAAATGGAGTGACTCATTTTGATTCGAACATCGGGCCCCACCACCATGCTCTCAATGAAGAAACCGGTGAGATTACAGATGTGGAAATGGACGAAGAGCTTGAGGCAAAAGTTCTAGAGGAACTAAAAGAAAGTTATTTAAAAAAGACAGGTAAAAAACTAAACAATGTTAAACTTGTCATTACACTTAGAGGGAAATAA